Proteins encoded in a region of the Fundulus heteroclitus isolate FHET01 chromosome 2, MU-UCD_Fhet_4.1, whole genome shotgun sequence genome:
- the hsp90b1 gene encoding endoplasmin, whose product MKRVWVVGLLFALLAFAAVKAEDEVDVEGTVEEDLGKSRDGSRTDDEVLQREEEAIQLDGLNAAQIKELREKSEKHAFQAEVNRMMKLIINSLYKNKEIFLRELISNASDALDKIRLLSLTDEAALAANEELTIKIKSDKEKNMLHITDTGVGMTKEELVKNLGTIAKSGTSEFLNKMTEMQSEGQSTSELIGQFGVGFYSAFLVADKVIVTSKHNNDTQHIWESDSNQFSVIEDPRGDTLGRGTTITLVLKEEASDFLELETIKNLIKKYSQFINFPIYLWASKTETVEEPIEDDAEAEEPEKETPEDDVEVEEEEEDKDKPKTKKVEKTVWDWELMNDIKPIWQRPAKEVEEDEYKAFYKTFSKDSDDPLAHIHFTAEGEVTFKSILFVPTSAPRGLFDEYGSKKNDYIKLFVRRVFITDDFNDMMPKYLNFIKGVVDSDDLPLNVSRETLQQHKLLKVIRKKLVRKTLDMIKKIADDQYNEKFWKEFGTNIKLGVIEDHSNRTRLAKLLRFQTSNSETVLASLEQYVERMKEKQDKIYFMAGTTRKEAESSPFVERLLKKGYEVIYLTEPVDEYCIQALPEFDGKRFQNVAKEGVKFEESEKAKEKREALEKEFEPLTTWLKDKALKDKIEKAVLSQRLTNSPCALVASQYGWSGNMERIMKAQAYQTGKDISTNYYASQKKTLEINPKHPLVKQMLSRVTSDAEDQTASDLAVVLFETATLRSGYQLADTKAYGDRIERMLRLSMNVPLDEQVEEEPEEEPEEPAEEDPEDKEEVVDDDDDETIKDEL is encoded by the exons ATGAAACGAGTCTGGGTGGTAGGGCTTCTTTTCGCACTTCTAGCCTTCG CTGCTGTGAAGGCTGAGGATGAAGTGGACGTGGAAGGCACAGTTGAGGAAGACCTGGGAAAGAGCAGAGATGGCTCCAGGACAGATGATGAGGTGCTGCAGAG GGAGGAGGAGGCCATCCAGCTGGATGGTTTGAACGCTGCTCAGATTAAGGAACTAAGGGAAAAGTCTGAAAAACACGCATTTCAGGCAGAAGTCAATCGTATGATGAAGCTCATTATCAACTCTCTCTACAAGAACAAGGAG ATCTTCCTCAGGGAGTTGATCTCTAACGCCTCAGATGCTCTGGATAAGATCCGGCTGTTGTCGCTTACAGACGAGGCAGCGTTGGCGGCCAACGAAGAGCTGAccatcaaaataaaa TCTGATAAAGAAAAGAACATGCTCCACATCACTGACACCGGCGTCGGAATGACCAAAGAGGAGCTGGTGAAGAACCTGGGAACCATCGCCAAGTCGGGCACCAGCGAGTTCCTCAACAAGATGACGGAGATGCAGTCCGAGGGCCAGTCTACGTCAGAGCTGATTGGCCAGTTCGGCGTGGGTTTCTACTCCGCCTTCCTCGTTGCCGACAAGGTCATTGTGACGTCCAAGCACAACAACGACACTCAGCACATCTGGGAGTCGGACTCAAACCAGTTCTCCGTCATCGAGGACCCCCGTGGAGACACGCTGGGCAGGGGCACAACCATCAC ACTGGTCCTGAAGGAGGAGGCCTCAGACTTCCTTGAGCTGGAGACCATCAAGAATCTCATCAAGAAGTATTCCCAGTTCATCAACTTCCCCATCTACCTCTGGGCTAGCAAG ACCGAGACGGTTGAGGAGCCCATCGAGGACGACGCTGAGGCAGAGGAACCAGAGAAGGAGACTCCTGAAGATGATGTTGAagtagaggaagaggaggaggataaAGACAAGCCAAAGACGAAGAAG GTTGAGAAGACGGTTTGGGACTGGGAACTGATGAACGACATCAAGCCAATCTGGCAGAGACCAGccaaggaggtggaggaggatgAATACAAGGCCTTCTACAAGACCTTCTCAAAG gACAGCGACGACCCCCTGGCTCACATCCACTTCACGGCTGAGGGAGAGGTGACCTTCAAGTCCATCCTGTTCGTCCCCACGTCGGCTCCCCGAGGCCTCTTTGACGAGTATGGCTCCAAGAAGAACGACTACATCAAG CTGTTTGTCAGGAGAGTTTTCATCACAGACGACTTCAACGACATGATGCCCAAGTACCTAAACTTCATCAAGGGAGTG GTTGACTCTGATGATCTTCCTCTGAATGTGTCCAGAGAAACTCTACAGCAGCACAAACTGCTCAAG GTCATCCGCAAGAAGCTGGTCCGTAAGACTTTGGACATGATCAAGAAGATTGCGGACGACCAGTACAACGAGAAGTTCTGGAAGGAGTTTGGCACCAACATCAAACTGGGCGTCATCGAGGATCACTCCAACAGGACCCGCCTGGCCAAGCTGCTCCGCTTCCAGACCTCCAACAGCGAGACCGTCTTGGCCAGCCTGGAGCAGTACGTGGAGCGCATGAAGGAGAAGCAGGACAAGATCTACTTCATGGCTGGTACCACCAGGAAGGAG GCGGAGTCTTCTCCCTTCGTGGAGAGGCTGCTGAAGAAGGGCTACGAGGTTATTTACCTGACCGAGCCTGTGGACGAGTACTGCATTCAGGCGCTGCCCGAGTTTGATGGGAAACGCTTCCAGAACGTGGCCAAAGAGGGTGTCAAGTTTGAGGAAAGTGAGAAGGCCAAAGAGAAGAGGGAGGCCCTGGAGAAGGAGTTTGAGCCACTCACTACTTGGCTGAAGGACAAGGCCCTGAAGGACAAG ATTGAAAAGGCGGTCCTCTCTCAGAGGTTGACCAACTCGCCCTGTGCGCTGGTCGCCAGTCAGTACGGCTGGTCAGGAAACATGGAGAGGATCATGAAGGCACAGGCTTATCAGACGGGAAAAGACATTTCCACAAA TTATTATgccagccagaagaaaacactAGAAATCAACCCCAAACATCCCCTCGTCAAACAGATGCTCAGCAGAGTCACC TCTGACGCTGAGGACCAGACTGCATCGGATCTCGCAGTGGTTCTGTTCGAGACGGCAACACTGCGTTCAGGATACCAGCTGGCCGACACCAAAGCTTACGGAGACAGAATAGAGCGCATGCTCCGACTCAGCATGAACGTTCCCCTGGACGAACAG GTTGAAGAAGAACCTGAGGAAGAACCAGAGGAGCCAGCAGAGGAAGATCCTGAAGATAAAGAAGAAGTTGTAGATGATGACGACGATGAGACG ATAAAGGATGAACTGTGA